In one Arthrobacter jinronghuae genomic region, the following are encoded:
- a CDS encoding HNH endonuclease: MYRAELAVEPAGPAAPAGAAAAGTPASAATAEADAEADAEGDARSADNPVPDAGPDLPEPSGAEPADPGIPAAESGAPATADCEADPECSGAATAGSQGSPAEAYPDGFTGTLALQNLEAFDEQMVGDALSRMAHLMSWVQAQEARLVNRMDEIFRDSLFAASGRLEPGMAFSLAASECAAILNVPQVTGQRLLSEAGQLCGTHTATLAGLEEGRFSYQHAQVVLDQCQNVPASKLPEFEADLLAAAEGQTRAQFSAKARRLRERKFPETVSKRHLTAFEQRKVTLDREEDGMSCLSAHLRAEEAQQIYTTLSNAARGEQSAGDSRSTDQLRADILAQLLMGSLGSTRVTDASAAVGESGTGGGAASGTRGTGGGAATGARGTGRDGVGPDEGIVPRAEIMVLINAETLFGADDQPAELHGYGPISAEEARRLARNATGWTGLAQNPQTGEILGVGRRRKVPAGLRRWLRARDGTCRFPGCRVSTANSDIDHTIDWAKGGPTDQGNLEHLCRRHHRFKTLGFWKACQPEPGVIEWTSPTGRVYRTEPFLELGPPQAAVDQTMVPRQESEMVPPF, translated from the coding sequence GTGTATCGCGCGGAACTTGCTGTCGAGCCTGCCGGCCCTGCCGCCCCTGCGGGGGCCGCTGCCGCGGGTACCCCTGCTTCTGCTGCCACCGCCGAGGCTGACGCCGAGGCTGACGCCGAAGGTGACGCCCGGTCAGCCGACAACCCTGTTCCTGATGCCGGGCCCGACCTTCCCGAGCCATCCGGCGCTGAGCCAGCCGATCCCGGAATTCCCGCCGCCGAATCAGGGGCTCCTGCCACCGCCGATTGCGAAGCCGACCCGGAGTGTTCCGGGGCCGCCACTGCCGGTTCTCAGGGGAGTCCTGCTGAGGCCTACCCGGATGGGTTTACCGGGACGTTGGCGCTGCAGAACCTTGAAGCCTTTGACGAGCAGATGGTGGGCGATGCCCTGTCCCGGATGGCGCATCTGATGTCCTGGGTGCAGGCACAGGAGGCGCGTCTGGTGAACCGGATGGACGAAATCTTCCGGGACAGCCTTTTTGCTGCGTCGGGGAGGCTCGAACCCGGGATGGCGTTCAGCCTGGCAGCGTCCGAATGCGCCGCCATTTTGAACGTTCCGCAGGTGACCGGTCAGCGGCTCCTCAGTGAGGCCGGGCAGCTGTGCGGCACCCATACGGCGACCTTGGCCGGGCTGGAAGAGGGACGGTTCTCGTACCAGCATGCGCAGGTGGTCTTGGACCAGTGCCAGAATGTTCCCGCCTCCAAGCTTCCTGAGTTTGAAGCAGACTTGCTGGCCGCTGCGGAGGGTCAGACCCGGGCGCAGTTCTCCGCCAAGGCACGACGGCTGCGCGAGAGGAAGTTTCCCGAAACTGTCAGCAAACGGCACCTGACCGCGTTCGAGCAGCGCAAAGTCACTCTGGATCGGGAAGAGGACGGCATGTCCTGTCTCTCCGCGCACCTGCGGGCAGAAGAAGCCCAGCAGATCTACACAACGCTCAGCAATGCGGCCCGGGGAGAGCAGTCCGCCGGAGATTCCCGTTCCACGGATCAGCTGCGTGCGGACATTCTGGCGCAGCTGCTGATGGGCAGCCTTGGCTCAACCCGTGTCACGGATGCCAGCGCGGCAGTCGGTGAGAGCGGAACCGGCGGCGGTGCGGCATCAGGTACGCGCGGAACCGGCGGCGGTGCAGCAACAGGTGCGCGCGGAACCGGTAGAGATGGCGTAGGACCGGACGAGGGAATCGTTCCCCGCGCGGAAATCATGGTGTTGATCAACGCAGAGACCCTCTTCGGTGCCGACGACCAACCCGCCGAGCTGCACGGTTACGGACCCATCAGCGCCGAAGAAGCCCGCAGGCTCGCCCGCAACGCGACCGGATGGACCGGACTCGCCCAAAACCCGCAGACCGGAGAAATACTCGGGGTAGGACGACGCCGAAAAGTCCCGGCCGGGCTCCGCCGGTGGCTCCGCGCAAGGGATGGAACTTGTCGGTTCCCCGGCTGCCGGGTCAGCACCGCAAACTCGGATATCGACCACACCATCGATTGGGCGAAAGGTGGCCCCACGGACCAGGGAAACCTGGAACATCTGTGCCGTCGTCACCACAGGTTCAAGACCCTGGGTTTCTGGAAAGCGTGCCAGCCCGAACCCGGGGTGATCGAGTGGACTTCGCCGACCGGACGCGTCTACCGGACCGAGCCGTTCCTGGAACTCGGACCACCGCAAGCGGCCGTAGACCAGACCATGGTTCCGCGGCAGGAATCGGAGATGGTGCCGCCGTTCTGA
- a CDS encoding LLM class flavin-dependent oxidoreductase, producing MQIGVFSVSDITRDPVTGRIPTEAERIKAAVAIARKVEEIGMDVYATGEHHNPPFYASSPTTLLGYIAAQTERIILSTTTTLITTNDPVKIAEDFAMLQHLADGRVDLVLGRGNTAPVYPWFGKDPQDSVELTVENYNLLRQLWDNETVNWQGKFRTPLHNFTAIPRPLDDVAPFVWHGSIRTPQVAEIAAYFGDGFFANNIFWPKEHYMQLIGLYRERYEHYGHGRADQAVVGLGGQFFMRKNSQDAVNEFRPYFDNAPVYGHGPSMEDFTAQTPLTVGSPQEVLEKTLSFQEYFGDYQRQLFLIDHAGLPLKTVLEQLDLFGEYVLPELRREFDSRRPDDVPEGPTHAARVAARKADVKPASSSASPSPAVQ from the coding sequence ATGCAGATCGGCGTCTTCAGCGTCAGCGACATCACCCGAGATCCCGTCACCGGACGAATCCCGACGGAGGCGGAGCGCATCAAGGCCGCCGTGGCCATTGCCCGCAAGGTCGAAGAAATCGGCATGGATGTCTACGCCACCGGCGAGCACCACAATCCGCCGTTCTATGCCAGCTCCCCCACCACTCTGCTGGGCTACATTGCCGCACAGACGGAGCGGATCATCCTCTCCACCACCACCACGCTGATCACCACCAATGACCCGGTGAAGATCGCGGAAGACTTCGCGATGCTCCAGCACCTCGCGGACGGCCGGGTGGACCTGGTTCTGGGCCGCGGCAACACCGCGCCTGTCTACCCCTGGTTCGGCAAGGATCCGCAGGACTCGGTGGAACTGACCGTAGAGAACTACAACCTGCTGCGCCAGCTGTGGGACAACGAAACCGTGAACTGGCAGGGCAAGTTCCGCACCCCGCTGCACAACTTTACGGCCATACCTCGCCCGCTCGACGACGTCGCCCCCTTCGTCTGGCACGGCTCCATCCGCACACCGCAGGTCGCCGAAATCGCCGCCTACTTCGGAGACGGATTCTTCGCCAACAACATCTTCTGGCCGAAGGAGCATTACATGCAGCTGATCGGCCTGTACCGCGAGCGCTACGAACACTACGGCCACGGCCGCGCCGATCAGGCCGTTGTGGGACTCGGCGGACAGTTCTTCATGCGGAAGAACTCCCAGGACGCCGTAAACGAGTTCCGCCCGTACTTCGACAACGCCCCGGTGTACGGCCATGGGCCAAGCATGGAGGACTTCACTGCACAGACCCCACTGACAGTCGGCAGCCCGCAGGAGGTACTGGAGAAGACGCTGAGCTTCCAGGAGTACTTCGGCGACTACCAGCGCCAGCTGTTCCTGATCGACCATGCAGGACTGCCCCTCAAGACGGTGCTGGAGCAGCTGGACCTCTTCGGCGAATACGTACTGCCGGAACTCCGGAGGGAATTCGATTCCCGCCGTCCGGACGACGTTCCCGAAGGACCTACCCACGCCGCACGGGTGGCAGCACGGAAGGCGGATGTGAAGCCTGCCTCGTCATCTGCATCGCCGTCTCCTGCGGTTCAGTAG
- a CDS encoding MarR family winged helix-turn-helix transcriptional regulator, translated as MHSTNDVTAKQAAEAWESLFRVQVGVMRRLQRDPEFRELTMREYDVLFNLTRCPGGWIRLNELNEHLLISQPSLSRMVDRLEARGLVQRRPAQQDQRGVELSLTDEGRAVQRRLGRIHVRGIHELLTPALDNAELARLKELTDKVLASLTD; from the coding sequence ATGCACTCAACAAACGACGTCACGGCGAAACAGGCAGCCGAAGCGTGGGAATCCTTGTTCCGGGTCCAGGTCGGCGTCATGCGGCGGCTGCAGCGGGATCCGGAATTCCGGGAGCTCACCATGCGGGAGTACGACGTCCTGTTCAACCTGACGCGTTGCCCCGGCGGCTGGATACGGCTCAACGAGCTCAACGAGCACCTGCTCATCAGCCAGCCCAGCCTGAGCCGGATGGTGGACCGCCTTGAAGCCCGGGGCCTGGTGCAGCGCCGGCCGGCACAACAGGACCAGCGAGGCGTGGAGCTCTCGCTGACCGATGAGGGGCGGGCCGTCCAACGGCGCCTGGGCCGCATCCACGTACGCGGAATCCACGAACTGCTGACGCCGGCCCTGGACAACGCTGAGCTGGCACGCCTGAAGGAACTGACGGACAAGGTCCTGGCCAGCCTGACGGACTAG